One Cotesia glomerata isolate CgM1 linkage group LG8, MPM_Cglom_v2.3, whole genome shotgun sequence genomic window carries:
- the LOC123270388 gene encoding phosphatidylcholine:ceramide cholinephosphotransferase 2-like isoform X4: protein MQRVQTISADPMVLDHKATSLHSDYGSFDRPLSSNGEQNHDRDVEVAVDGSTSGMAQSSDVYQRQPLLPGAPAKSKDRWGAVGSSGDYYEDDNDKIDNISTRTGGLQNGSGIVKIDIPPPLREEPRFPKEKWKTVLAFLFMVFNFILTTTSLAMLHERVPDRSVYGPLPDIVLDNIEVQNWALDVSEVLIVIVSNSAVLLVIFHKHRFIVVRRIFILMGLLYMMRSITFYVTVLPMSSKTYYCSPKLNHTTPLIITKRVLQLISGFGLSINGKHTYCGDFIFSGHTVVLVLCYLIIQEYSPKKFQPLHWIAGITAFVGVAMVLVAHCHYTVDVIIAYWVTTRLWYIYHTLANNAQLKQFGPNNFLARLWWFRLFRYFEKNVGGTVPRQYDWPLPWPRRFLAKHPNRDS from the exons ATGCAACGTGTGCAGACTATCTCCGCTGATCC GATGGTATTGGATCATAAAGCAACGAGTCTACACAGTGATTACGGTAGTTTTGATCGACCATTAAGTAGCAACGGTGAGCAGAATCACGACAGGGACGTTGAAGTTGCAGTTGATGGAAGTACCAGTGGAATGGCACAGTCCAGTGATGTTTATCAGCGACAACCGCTTTTGCCAGGAGCGCCTGCTAAGAGTAAAGACCGGTGGGGCGCCGTCGGTTCCAGTGGTGATTATTACgaagatgataatgataaaatagataatattAGTACGCGTACCGGTGGCTTACAAAATGGCAGCGGAATTGTCAAGATTGATATTCCTCCGCCGTTGAGAGAAGAGCCGCGATTTCCCAAAGAAAAATGGAAAACCGTTCTTG catttttatttatggtttttaattttatactaaCAACAACATCACTTGCAATGTTACACGAACGCGTACCAGATCGTAGTGTGTATGGTCCATTACCGGATATTGTAttagataatattgaagtACAAAATTGGGCACTTGATGTTTCGGaagttttaattgttattgtaTCTAATTCTGCTGTGTTATTAGTAATATTCCATAAGcatag GTTTATTGTTGTCAGACGAATATTTATACTGATGGGTCTGCTGTATATGATGAGAAGTATAACATTTTATGTGACAGTCCTGCCAATGTCCAGCAAAACATATTACTGCAGTCCCAAGTTGAATCACACAACACCGCTTATTATCACGAAACGTGTATTACAGCTGATATCTGGGTTTGGATTGTCGATAAATGGCAAACATACTTATTGCGGTGACTTTATTTTCAGCGGTCACACCGTTGTTCTTGTACTTTGTTACCTGATTATTCAAGAAT actcaccaaaaaaattccaacCATTACACTGGATTGCTGGAATAACGGCATTCGTTGGTGTTGCTATGGTTTTAGTTGCCCACTGTCATTACACCGTTGACGTTATTATTGCATATTGGGTTACAACACGTTTGTGGTATATTTATCACACATTAGCTAATAACGCTCAATTAaag cAATTCGGACCAAATAATTTCTTGGCGCGATTATGGTGGTTCCGATTGTTCAGATATTTCGAAAAGAATGTTGGTGGAACAGTACCCAGACAATACGATTGGCCATTGCCCTGGCCAAGAAGGTTTCTTGCCAAGCATCCCAACCGTGATAGTTAA
- the LOC123270388 gene encoding phosphatidylcholine:ceramide cholinephosphotransferase 2-like isoform X1: MKTRVYLTPIHKFACRISYNKKNNECIEISTMCCPQQCACPHTWMVLDHKATSLHSDYGSFDRPLSSNGEQNHDRDVEVAVDGSTSGMAQSSDVYQRQPLLPGAPAKSKDRWGAVGSSGDYYEDDNDKIDNISTRTGGLQNGSGIVKIDIPPPLREEPRFPKEKWKTVLAFLFMVFNFILTTTSLAMLHERVPDRSVYGPLPDIVLDNIEVQNWALDVSEVLIVIVSNSAVLLVIFHKHRFIVVRRIFILMGLLYMMRSITFYVTVLPMSSKTYYCSPKLNHTTPLIITKRVLQLISGFGLSINGKHTYCGDFIFSGHTVVLVLCYLIIQEYSPKKFQPLHWIAGITAFVGVAMVLVAHCHYTVDVIIAYWVTTRLWYIYHTLANNAQLKQFGPNNFLARLWWFRLFRYFEKNVGGTVPRQYDWPLPWPRRFLAKHPNRDS, translated from the exons ATGAAGACGCGAGTATATTTAACTCCAATTCACAAATTCGCCTGCAGAATAAgctataacaaaaaaaataatgagtgCATTGAAATAAGTACCATGTGTTGCCCACAACAATGTGCATGTCCACATACTTG GATGGTATTGGATCATAAAGCAACGAGTCTACACAGTGATTACGGTAGTTTTGATCGACCATTAAGTAGCAACGGTGAGCAGAATCACGACAGGGACGTTGAAGTTGCAGTTGATGGAAGTACCAGTGGAATGGCACAGTCCAGTGATGTTTATCAGCGACAACCGCTTTTGCCAGGAGCGCCTGCTAAGAGTAAAGACCGGTGGGGCGCCGTCGGTTCCAGTGGTGATTATTACgaagatgataatgataaaatagataatattAGTACGCGTACCGGTGGCTTACAAAATGGCAGCGGAATTGTCAAGATTGATATTCCTCCGCCGTTGAGAGAAGAGCCGCGATTTCCCAAAGAAAAATGGAAAACCGTTCTTG catttttatttatggtttttaattttatactaaCAACAACATCACTTGCAATGTTACACGAACGCGTACCAGATCGTAGTGTGTATGGTCCATTACCGGATATTGTAttagataatattgaagtACAAAATTGGGCACTTGATGTTTCGGaagttttaattgttattgtaTCTAATTCTGCTGTGTTATTAGTAATATTCCATAAGcatag GTTTATTGTTGTCAGACGAATATTTATACTGATGGGTCTGCTGTATATGATGAGAAGTATAACATTTTATGTGACAGTCCTGCCAATGTCCAGCAAAACATATTACTGCAGTCCCAAGTTGAATCACACAACACCGCTTATTATCACGAAACGTGTATTACAGCTGATATCTGGGTTTGGATTGTCGATAAATGGCAAACATACTTATTGCGGTGACTTTATTTTCAGCGGTCACACCGTTGTTCTTGTACTTTGTTACCTGATTATTCAAGAAT actcaccaaaaaaattccaacCATTACACTGGATTGCTGGAATAACGGCATTCGTTGGTGTTGCTATGGTTTTAGTTGCCCACTGTCATTACACCGTTGACGTTATTATTGCATATTGGGTTACAACACGTTTGTGGTATATTTATCACACATTAGCTAATAACGCTCAATTAaag cAATTCGGACCAAATAATTTCTTGGCGCGATTATGGTGGTTCCGATTGTTCAGATATTTCGAAAAGAATGTTGGTGGAACAGTACCCAGACAATACGATTGGCCATTGCCCTGGCCAAGAAGGTTTCTTGCCAAGCATCCCAACCGTGATAGTTAA
- the LOC123270388 gene encoding phosphatidylcholine:ceramide cholinephosphotransferase 2-like isoform X2: protein MFGATSTYIMKLQLLVIETDYCWRKALLRMVLDHKATSLHSDYGSFDRPLSSNGEQNHDRDVEVAVDGSTSGMAQSSDVYQRQPLLPGAPAKSKDRWGAVGSSGDYYEDDNDKIDNISTRTGGLQNGSGIVKIDIPPPLREEPRFPKEKWKTVLAFLFMVFNFILTTTSLAMLHERVPDRSVYGPLPDIVLDNIEVQNWALDVSEVLIVIVSNSAVLLVIFHKHRFIVVRRIFILMGLLYMMRSITFYVTVLPMSSKTYYCSPKLNHTTPLIITKRVLQLISGFGLSINGKHTYCGDFIFSGHTVVLVLCYLIIQEYSPKKFQPLHWIAGITAFVGVAMVLVAHCHYTVDVIIAYWVTTRLWYIYHTLANNAQLKQFGPNNFLARLWWFRLFRYFEKNVGGTVPRQYDWPLPWPRRFLAKHPNRDS, encoded by the exons ATGTTCGGTGCAACTTCTACATATATAATGAAATTGCAATTACTGGTAATTGAGACTGATTATTGCTGGAGAAAAGCATTACTGAG GATGGTATTGGATCATAAAGCAACGAGTCTACACAGTGATTACGGTAGTTTTGATCGACCATTAAGTAGCAACGGTGAGCAGAATCACGACAGGGACGTTGAAGTTGCAGTTGATGGAAGTACCAGTGGAATGGCACAGTCCAGTGATGTTTATCAGCGACAACCGCTTTTGCCAGGAGCGCCTGCTAAGAGTAAAGACCGGTGGGGCGCCGTCGGTTCCAGTGGTGATTATTACgaagatgataatgataaaatagataatattAGTACGCGTACCGGTGGCTTACAAAATGGCAGCGGAATTGTCAAGATTGATATTCCTCCGCCGTTGAGAGAAGAGCCGCGATTTCCCAAAGAAAAATGGAAAACCGTTCTTG catttttatttatggtttttaattttatactaaCAACAACATCACTTGCAATGTTACACGAACGCGTACCAGATCGTAGTGTGTATGGTCCATTACCGGATATTGTAttagataatattgaagtACAAAATTGGGCACTTGATGTTTCGGaagttttaattgttattgtaTCTAATTCTGCTGTGTTATTAGTAATATTCCATAAGcatag GTTTATTGTTGTCAGACGAATATTTATACTGATGGGTCTGCTGTATATGATGAGAAGTATAACATTTTATGTGACAGTCCTGCCAATGTCCAGCAAAACATATTACTGCAGTCCCAAGTTGAATCACACAACACCGCTTATTATCACGAAACGTGTATTACAGCTGATATCTGGGTTTGGATTGTCGATAAATGGCAAACATACTTATTGCGGTGACTTTATTTTCAGCGGTCACACCGTTGTTCTTGTACTTTGTTACCTGATTATTCAAGAAT actcaccaaaaaaattccaacCATTACACTGGATTGCTGGAATAACGGCATTCGTTGGTGTTGCTATGGTTTTAGTTGCCCACTGTCATTACACCGTTGACGTTATTATTGCATATTGGGTTACAACACGTTTGTGGTATATTTATCACACATTAGCTAATAACGCTCAATTAaag cAATTCGGACCAAATAATTTCTTGGCGCGATTATGGTGGTTCCGATTGTTCAGATATTTCGAAAAGAATGTTGGTGGAACAGTACCCAGACAATACGATTGGCCATTGCCCTGGCCAAGAAGGTTTCTTGCCAAGCATCCCAACCGTGATAGTTAA
- the LOC123270388 gene encoding phosphatidylcholine:ceramide cholinephosphotransferase 2-like isoform X5: MMVLDHKATSLHSDYGSFDRPLSSNGEQNHDRDVEVAVDGSTSGMAQSSDVYQRQPLLPGAPAKSKDRWGAVGSSGDYYEDDNDKIDNISTRTGGLQNGSGIVKIDIPPPLREEPRFPKEKWKTVLAFLFMVFNFILTTTSLAMLHERVPDRSVYGPLPDIVLDNIEVQNWALDVSEVLIVIVSNSAVLLVIFHKHRFIVVRRIFILMGLLYMMRSITFYVTVLPMSSKTYYCSPKLNHTTPLIITKRVLQLISGFGLSINGKHTYCGDFIFSGHTVVLVLCYLIIQEYSPKKFQPLHWIAGITAFVGVAMVLVAHCHYTVDVIIAYWVTTRLWYIYHTLANNAQLKQFGPNNFLARLWWFRLFRYFEKNVGGTVPRQYDWPLPWPRRFLAKHPNRDS, translated from the exons at GATGGTATTGGATCATAAAGCAACGAGTCTACACAGTGATTACGGTAGTTTTGATCGACCATTAAGTAGCAACGGTGAGCAGAATCACGACAGGGACGTTGAAGTTGCAGTTGATGGAAGTACCAGTGGAATGGCACAGTCCAGTGATGTTTATCAGCGACAACCGCTTTTGCCAGGAGCGCCTGCTAAGAGTAAAGACCGGTGGGGCGCCGTCGGTTCCAGTGGTGATTATTACgaagatgataatgataaaatagataatattAGTACGCGTACCGGTGGCTTACAAAATGGCAGCGGAATTGTCAAGATTGATATTCCTCCGCCGTTGAGAGAAGAGCCGCGATTTCCCAAAGAAAAATGGAAAACCGTTCTTG catttttatttatggtttttaattttatactaaCAACAACATCACTTGCAATGTTACACGAACGCGTACCAGATCGTAGTGTGTATGGTCCATTACCGGATATTGTAttagataatattgaagtACAAAATTGGGCACTTGATGTTTCGGaagttttaattgttattgtaTCTAATTCTGCTGTGTTATTAGTAATATTCCATAAGcatag GTTTATTGTTGTCAGACGAATATTTATACTGATGGGTCTGCTGTATATGATGAGAAGTATAACATTTTATGTGACAGTCCTGCCAATGTCCAGCAAAACATATTACTGCAGTCCCAAGTTGAATCACACAACACCGCTTATTATCACGAAACGTGTATTACAGCTGATATCTGGGTTTGGATTGTCGATAAATGGCAAACATACTTATTGCGGTGACTTTATTTTCAGCGGTCACACCGTTGTTCTTGTACTTTGTTACCTGATTATTCAAGAAT actcaccaaaaaaattccaacCATTACACTGGATTGCTGGAATAACGGCATTCGTTGGTGTTGCTATGGTTTTAGTTGCCCACTGTCATTACACCGTTGACGTTATTATTGCATATTGGGTTACAACACGTTTGTGGTATATTTATCACACATTAGCTAATAACGCTCAATTAaag cAATTCGGACCAAATAATTTCTTGGCGCGATTATGGTGGTTCCGATTGTTCAGATATTTCGAAAAGAATGTTGGTGGAACAGTACCCAGACAATACGATTGGCCATTGCCCTGGCCAAGAAGGTTTCTTGCCAAGCATCCCAACCGTGATAGTTAA
- the LOC123270388 gene encoding phosphatidylcholine:ceramide cholinephosphotransferase 2-like isoform X6, with the protein MVLDHKATSLHSDYGSFDRPLSSNGEQNHDRDVEVAVDGSTSGMAQSSDVYQRQPLLPGAPAKSKDRWGAVGSSGDYYEDDNDKIDNISTRTGGLQNGSGIVKIDIPPPLREEPRFPKEKWKTVLAFLFMVFNFILTTTSLAMLHERVPDRSVYGPLPDIVLDNIEVQNWALDVSEVLIVIVSNSAVLLVIFHKHRFIVVRRIFILMGLLYMMRSITFYVTVLPMSSKTYYCSPKLNHTTPLIITKRVLQLISGFGLSINGKHTYCGDFIFSGHTVVLVLCYLIIQEYSPKKFQPLHWIAGITAFVGVAMVLVAHCHYTVDVIIAYWVTTRLWYIYHTLANNAQLKQFGPNNFLARLWWFRLFRYFEKNVGGTVPRQYDWPLPWPRRFLAKHPNRDS; encoded by the exons ATGGTATTGGATCATAAAGCAACGAGTCTACACAGTGATTACGGTAGTTTTGATCGACCATTAAGTAGCAACGGTGAGCAGAATCACGACAGGGACGTTGAAGTTGCAGTTGATGGAAGTACCAGTGGAATGGCACAGTCCAGTGATGTTTATCAGCGACAACCGCTTTTGCCAGGAGCGCCTGCTAAGAGTAAAGACCGGTGGGGCGCCGTCGGTTCCAGTGGTGATTATTACgaagatgataatgataaaatagataatattAGTACGCGTACCGGTGGCTTACAAAATGGCAGCGGAATTGTCAAGATTGATATTCCTCCGCCGTTGAGAGAAGAGCCGCGATTTCCCAAAGAAAAATGGAAAACCGTTCTTG catttttatttatggtttttaattttatactaaCAACAACATCACTTGCAATGTTACACGAACGCGTACCAGATCGTAGTGTGTATGGTCCATTACCGGATATTGTAttagataatattgaagtACAAAATTGGGCACTTGATGTTTCGGaagttttaattgttattgtaTCTAATTCTGCTGTGTTATTAGTAATATTCCATAAGcatag GTTTATTGTTGTCAGACGAATATTTATACTGATGGGTCTGCTGTATATGATGAGAAGTATAACATTTTATGTGACAGTCCTGCCAATGTCCAGCAAAACATATTACTGCAGTCCCAAGTTGAATCACACAACACCGCTTATTATCACGAAACGTGTATTACAGCTGATATCTGGGTTTGGATTGTCGATAAATGGCAAACATACTTATTGCGGTGACTTTATTTTCAGCGGTCACACCGTTGTTCTTGTACTTTGTTACCTGATTATTCAAGAAT actcaccaaaaaaattccaacCATTACACTGGATTGCTGGAATAACGGCATTCGTTGGTGTTGCTATGGTTTTAGTTGCCCACTGTCATTACACCGTTGACGTTATTATTGCATATTGGGTTACAACACGTTTGTGGTATATTTATCACACATTAGCTAATAACGCTCAATTAaag cAATTCGGACCAAATAATTTCTTGGCGCGATTATGGTGGTTCCGATTGTTCAGATATTTCGAAAAGAATGTTGGTGGAACAGTACCCAGACAATACGATTGGCCATTGCCCTGGCCAAGAAGGTTTCTTGCCAAGCATCCCAACCGTGATAGTTAA
- the LOC123270388 gene encoding phosphatidylcholine:ceramide cholinephosphotransferase 2-like isoform X3 produces the protein MHKLRLPVKVELPSVITRMVLDHKATSLHSDYGSFDRPLSSNGEQNHDRDVEVAVDGSTSGMAQSSDVYQRQPLLPGAPAKSKDRWGAVGSSGDYYEDDNDKIDNISTRTGGLQNGSGIVKIDIPPPLREEPRFPKEKWKTVLAFLFMVFNFILTTTSLAMLHERVPDRSVYGPLPDIVLDNIEVQNWALDVSEVLIVIVSNSAVLLVIFHKHRFIVVRRIFILMGLLYMMRSITFYVTVLPMSSKTYYCSPKLNHTTPLIITKRVLQLISGFGLSINGKHTYCGDFIFSGHTVVLVLCYLIIQEYSPKKFQPLHWIAGITAFVGVAMVLVAHCHYTVDVIIAYWVTTRLWYIYHTLANNAQLKQFGPNNFLARLWWFRLFRYFEKNVGGTVPRQYDWPLPWPRRFLAKHPNRDS, from the exons atgcATAAATTAAGATTACCTGTCAAGGTTGAATTGCCTTCTGTAATTACAAG GATGGTATTGGATCATAAAGCAACGAGTCTACACAGTGATTACGGTAGTTTTGATCGACCATTAAGTAGCAACGGTGAGCAGAATCACGACAGGGACGTTGAAGTTGCAGTTGATGGAAGTACCAGTGGAATGGCACAGTCCAGTGATGTTTATCAGCGACAACCGCTTTTGCCAGGAGCGCCTGCTAAGAGTAAAGACCGGTGGGGCGCCGTCGGTTCCAGTGGTGATTATTACgaagatgataatgataaaatagataatattAGTACGCGTACCGGTGGCTTACAAAATGGCAGCGGAATTGTCAAGATTGATATTCCTCCGCCGTTGAGAGAAGAGCCGCGATTTCCCAAAGAAAAATGGAAAACCGTTCTTG catttttatttatggtttttaattttatactaaCAACAACATCACTTGCAATGTTACACGAACGCGTACCAGATCGTAGTGTGTATGGTCCATTACCGGATATTGTAttagataatattgaagtACAAAATTGGGCACTTGATGTTTCGGaagttttaattgttattgtaTCTAATTCTGCTGTGTTATTAGTAATATTCCATAAGcatag GTTTATTGTTGTCAGACGAATATTTATACTGATGGGTCTGCTGTATATGATGAGAAGTATAACATTTTATGTGACAGTCCTGCCAATGTCCAGCAAAACATATTACTGCAGTCCCAAGTTGAATCACACAACACCGCTTATTATCACGAAACGTGTATTACAGCTGATATCTGGGTTTGGATTGTCGATAAATGGCAAACATACTTATTGCGGTGACTTTATTTTCAGCGGTCACACCGTTGTTCTTGTACTTTGTTACCTGATTATTCAAGAAT actcaccaaaaaaattccaacCATTACACTGGATTGCTGGAATAACGGCATTCGTTGGTGTTGCTATGGTTTTAGTTGCCCACTGTCATTACACCGTTGACGTTATTATTGCATATTGGGTTACAACACGTTTGTGGTATATTTATCACACATTAGCTAATAACGCTCAATTAaag cAATTCGGACCAAATAATTTCTTGGCGCGATTATGGTGGTTCCGATTGTTCAGATATTTCGAAAAGAATGTTGGTGGAACAGTACCCAGACAATACGATTGGCCATTGCCCTGGCCAAGAAGGTTTCTTGCCAAGCATCCCAACCGTGATAGTTAA